In Phreatobacter stygius, a genomic segment contains:
- a CDS encoding PRC-barrel domain-containing protein produces the protein MANQATGTTSGRSMSGHSAIIAADRVAGTNVYNSNGEHLGEIHDIILDKESGHVVYAIMSFGGFLGIGEKYHPLPWSVLKYDTEREGYVVPLTRDRLENAPMYDAKGEPDWSDRVYGKRIYDYYGTSPYWM, from the coding sequence ATGGCGAACCAAGCCACGGGAACGACGTCCGGCCGGTCCATGTCCGGTCATTCCGCGATCATTGCCGCCGACCGCGTCGCCGGCACCAATGTCTATAACAGCAATGGCGAACATCTCGGCGAGATCCACGACATCATCCTCGACAAGGAATCGGGCCATGTCGTCTACGCCATCATGTCGTTCGGCGGTTTTCTCGGCATCGGCGAGAAATATCATCCGCTGCCGTGGAGCGTGCTGAAATACGACACCGAGCGCGAAGGCTATGTCGTGCCGCTGACCCGCGACCGGCTGGAGAACGCCCCGATGTACGATGCCAAGGGCGAGCCGGACTGGAGCGACCGCGTCTATGGCAAGCGCATCTACGACTATTACGGAACCAGTCCCTACTGGATGTAA
- a CDS encoding Crp/Fnr family transcriptional regulator, whose protein sequence is MLVYTDKSRLPRAGTPCSACPLRAKPAFADKTVDDIAFIQSMKIDHRLVKAGSDIISPGETDAELFTLFAGWAYRYKTLPDGRRQILNFLLPGDILGLQASLLSASQHGIEALTDVEVCVFSRRRVWDLFVKMPTLAYELAWLGSREESMVDENLVSVGQRSAAERIAALVISLFRRAETLGLVSDKSFQFPLSQQHMADALGLSLVHTSKTWSRLRRAGLFAFAGGRLTLLNPRLTARMASLFEREMTPRPLI, encoded by the coding sequence ATGCTCGTCTATACTGACAAGAGCCGCCTGCCGCGGGCCGGAACGCCCTGCAGTGCCTGCCCCCTTCGGGCCAAGCCCGCTTTTGCCGACAAGACGGTGGATGACATCGCCTTCATCCAGTCGATGAAGATCGACCATCGGCTGGTGAAGGCCGGCAGCGACATCATCAGCCCGGGCGAAACCGATGCCGAACTGTTCACGCTGTTCGCCGGCTGGGCCTATCGCTACAAGACCTTGCCCGACGGCCGGCGGCAGATCCTCAACTTCCTCCTGCCCGGCGACATTCTGGGCCTGCAAGCCTCACTGCTCAGCGCCTCCCAGCATGGCATCGAGGCCTTGACCGATGTCGAGGTCTGCGTGTTTTCCCGCCGCCGCGTCTGGGACCTGTTCGTCAAGATGCCCACCCTCGCCTATGAGCTCGCCTGGCTCGGCTCGCGCGAGGAAAGCATGGTCGACGAGAACCTTGTCTCGGTCGGCCAGCGCAGCGCCGCCGAACGGATCGCCGCGCTGGTCATCTCGCTGTTCCGGCGCGCCGAAACGCTCGGCTTGGTCAGCGACAAAAGTTTCCAGTTTCCGCTGTCGCAGCAGCACATGGCGGACGCGCTCGGCCTGTCGCTGGTCCATACCAGCAAGACCTGGTCGCGGCTCCGGCGCGCCGGCCTGTTCGCATTCGCCGGCGGACGCCTGACACTGCTGAATCCGCGGCTCACCGCGCGGATGGCCTCGCTGTTCGAACGCGAGATGACGCCGCGGCCGCTGATCTGA
- a CDS encoding ABC transporter ATP-binding protein/permease, with the protein MGFWTGRTRFRAWGLTLLVLAFAAAHIGAQVGINMWQRLFFDALERKSVGDVLGAIGWVPVIVGFFSLALSGVVVTRMLLQTRWREWLTMHLAGWWIADQRYYRLGFIAEEQTAPEFRIAEDVRLSVEPLVEFALGLITASVTAVTFAAILWQVAGSVQFSLGGTTVVIPFYMAIAAIFYAVVISTAAYFTGRPLVGRISHKNQMEAQFRAEMTRLRENAESIALIRGDDDERASVHDNYRNVVKAWLQIVRQQGIIALVMNTNGALFPIIPLVLVAPKYLAGELSLGAVMQVTAAFSAVQSALIWFVDNFVKLAEWYASLKRVDELVEVLEDLDMGTIMEGEGQIELGTSGDGAIHIDNLSLAHRNGRVVIADASVVIEAGEKVLITGASGTGKSTLIRALAGLWPWGSGKITVPPGQSIAFVPQKPYIPMGTLKEALLYPHADIAVDNETIVTAMKRCGLGYLAKRLDDDEAKWDQTLSGGERQRVAFTRLLIQKPTIIIMDEATSALDEDSQNGLLELLREELAGSTVISVGHRAGLEEFHDRKITLERRPAGARLTAETSTSSLWRMFGLGKAGV; encoded by the coding sequence TTGGGTTTCTGGACGGGACGCACCCGGTTTCGGGCCTGGGGACTGACCTTGCTGGTCCTGGCCTTCGCCGCCGCCCATATTGGCGCGCAGGTCGGCATCAATATGTGGCAACGCCTGTTTTTCGATGCGCTCGAGCGAAAGTCGGTTGGCGACGTCCTCGGCGCCATCGGCTGGGTGCCGGTCATTGTCGGTTTCTTCTCGCTCGCGCTGTCGGGCGTCGTCGTCACGCGCATGCTGCTGCAGACGCGCTGGCGCGAATGGCTGACCATGCATCTGGCGGGCTGGTGGATCGCCGACCAGCGCTATTACCGGCTCGGCTTCATCGCCGAGGAGCAGACCGCGCCGGAATTCCGCATTGCCGAGGACGTCCGCCTGTCGGTCGAACCGCTGGTCGAGTTCGCGCTCGGCCTGATCACCGCCTCGGTCACGGCGGTCACCTTCGCCGCCATCCTCTGGCAGGTGGCGGGATCGGTGCAGTTTTCGCTCGGCGGAACGACGGTCGTCATTCCCTTCTACATGGCGATCGCGGCCATCTTTTATGCGGTCGTCATCTCGACGGCGGCCTATTTCACCGGCAGGCCCCTGGTCGGGAGGATCTCGCACAAGAACCAGATGGAGGCGCAATTCCGCGCCGAGATGACCAGGCTCAGGGAAAATGCCGAAAGCATCGCGCTGATCCGGGGGGATGATGACGAACGGGCATCGGTTCACGACAATTACCGCAATGTCGTCAAGGCCTGGCTTCAGATCGTCCGCCAGCAGGGCATCATCGCGCTGGTGATGAACACCAATGGCGCCTTGTTCCCGATCATTCCCCTGGTGCTGGTGGCGCCCAAATATCTCGCCGGCGAGCTGTCTCTCGGGGCGGTCATGCAGGTCACCGCCGCCTTCAGCGCGGTGCAGTCCGCGCTGATCTGGTTCGTCGACAATTTCGTCAAGCTCGCCGAATGGTACGCTTCGCTCAAGCGTGTCGACGAACTGGTCGAGGTGCTGGAAGACCTCGACATGGGCACCATCATGGAGGGTGAGGGCCAGATCGAGTTGGGCACCAGCGGCGACGGCGCGATCCATATCGACAACCTGTCGCTGGCCCATCGCAACGGCCGCGTGGTCATTGCCGATGCCTCCGTCGTCATCGAGGCCGGCGAAAAGGTGCTGATCACCGGCGCGAGCGGCACCGGCAAGAGCACGCTGATCCGCGCGCTCGCCGGTCTCTGGCCCTGGGGTTCGGGCAAGATCACCGTGCCGCCGGGCCAGTCCATCGCCTTCGTGCCGCAAAAACCCTACATCCCCATGGGCACCCTCAAGGAGGCGCTGCTTTATCCCCATGCCGACATAGCGGTCGACAACGAGACCATCGTCACGGCGATGAAGCGCTGCGGTCTCGGCTATCTCGCCAAGCGCCTCGATGACGACGAGGCCAAATGGGATCAAACCCTGTCCGGGGGCGAGCGCCAGCGTGTCGCGTTTACCCGGCTGCTGATCCAGAAACCGACCATCATCATCATGGACGAGGCGACCTCGGCGCTGGATGAAGACAGCCAGAATGGGCTGCTCGAACTGTTGCGCGAGGAACTCGCCGGTTCGACGGTCATCAGTGTCGGCCATCGCGCCGGCCTGGAGGAGTTTCATGACCGCAAGATCACCCTGGAGCGCCGGCCGGCGGGCGCACGCCTGACCGCGGAGACGTCGACCAGTTCGCTCTGGCGGATGTTCGGACTGGGCAAGGCCGGCGTCTGA
- a CDS encoding sensor histidine kinase: MKLSKFQTVRGRLIGLLVLIAVPMALLAATAAVTTYRTVLGSIEDRQLEAAANYAVRTRIWYDGALRALLATVAGVEATGLTDPQCDAIGRQVLAGTQDDQALRLRFANGTSCLASRNGALSAETLDAMTRTLTSRPIVQDLPGAASTTARYDYVDIDGKHYLAIHATGGGAGTGWEGLYVTDVAALERAFDLGALAAGAVVGLIGRSDQILIARGADEKDVSWLPEGSISRTGEPFEAASRAGARRSYSVQRIAEPDLYVLASLDQTVTRAAQTQFLALLIIPLATLALLCAVYLHAIHSHILRWLRGIEQAARQEEQSSFTARALVAEEMPSDIKSVARAFNGMVDAQEQRQHALQTALDRNRLLVRELHHRVKNSLQIVQSYLSLAKRNHSTEAKLALSEAECRVQVLAIAYRFALAEGEMHVVRVDAFLDEVLATISRLLSRPGQLVEGQIASQASLPIDRLIPLGLLVVEVVSRCLWTIQGVHIIARVVDLNPNAAKKAFELKLTADRDVALGPQPKMLAGLAMQIEAVQPVPATAADLGTWQVTT, encoded by the coding sequence ATGAAGCTGTCCAAATTCCAGACCGTCCGAGGCCGCCTGATCGGGCTTCTGGTGCTGATCGCGGTGCCGATGGCGCTGCTCGCCGCCACCGCCGCGGTGACGACTTATAGGACGGTGCTGGGATCGATCGAAGATCGCCAGCTGGAAGCGGCGGCCAATTACGCGGTCAGGACGCGGATCTGGTACGACGGCGCGCTTCGGGCGCTGCTCGCCACCGTCGCCGGGGTCGAAGCGACCGGTCTGACGGACCCGCAATGCGACGCGATCGGCCGCCAGGTGCTCGCCGGCACCCAGGACGACCAGGCATTGCGCCTGCGCTTCGCCAATGGCACGTCCTGCCTCGCCTCGCGCAACGGCGCCCTGTCCGCCGAGACGCTCGACGCCATGACGCGGACCCTGACGTCGCGCCCGATCGTCCAGGATCTGCCGGGCGCCGCGTCGACGACGGCGCGCTACGATTATGTCGACATCGACGGCAAGCACTATCTCGCCATTCACGCGACCGGCGGCGGGGCCGGAACCGGCTGGGAGGGCCTCTACGTCACCGACGTGGCGGCGCTCGAGCGGGCCTTCGATCTCGGAGCCCTGGCGGCCGGCGCGGTCGTCGGTCTCATCGGCCGGAGCGATCAGATCCTGATCGCCCGGGGCGCCGACGAGAAGGACGTGAGCTGGCTGCCCGAGGGGAGCATTTCCCGAACCGGCGAGCCCTTCGAGGCGGCCAGCCGCGCCGGCGCGCGGCGGTCCTATTCCGTTCAGCGGATCGCCGAGCCCGATCTTTATGTCCTGGCAAGCCTCGACCAGACCGTCACCCGCGCCGCGCAAACCCAGTTCCTGGCGCTGCTGATCATTCCACTGGCGACGCTTGCCCTGCTCTGCGCGGTCTATCTGCACGCCATCCACAGCCACATCCTGCGCTGGCTGCGCGGCATCGAGCAGGCGGCGCGGCAGGAAGAGCAATCGTCATTCACCGCCCGCGCGCTGGTCGCCGAGGAAATGCCGTCGGACATCAAGAGCGTCGCGCGGGCCTTCAACGGCATGGTCGATGCGCAGGAGCAGCGTCAGCACGCGCTGCAGACCGCGCTCGACCGCAACCGGCTGCTGGTGCGCGAGCTGCACCACCGGGTGAAGAACAGCCTGCAGATCGTGCAGAGCTACCTGTCGCTCGCCAAGCGCAACCATTCAACCGAGGCGAAGCTGGCGCTGAGCGAGGCGGAGTGCCGGGTCCAGGTGCTGGCCATCGCCTATCGTTTCGCGCTTGCCGAAGGCGAGATGCATGTGGTGCGTGTCGACGCATTCCTGGACGAGGTGCTGGCGACGATCTCGCGGCTGCTGTCGCGCCCCGGTCAATTGGTGGAAGGGCAGATCGCCTCGCAGGCGAGCTTGCCGATCGATCGCCTGATCCCGCTGGGGCTGCTGGTCGTCGAGGTGGTGTCGCGCTGCCTTTGGACCATACAGGGCGTGCATATCATCGCCCGCGTCGTCGATCTCAACCCGAACGCCGCCAAAAAGGCCTTCGAACTCAAGCTGACGGCCGATCGCGACGTGGCGCTCGGACCGCAGCCGAAAATGCTTGCCGGCCTCGCCATGCAGATCGAGGCGGTCCAGCCGGTGCCGGCGACGGCCGCCGATCTCGGCACCTGGCAGGTGACCACCTAA
- a CDS encoding sigma-70 family RNA polymerase sigma factor, translated as MSDDIFRDGLIAEIPNLRAFAASLSGSMQLADDLVQDTLLKAWSNAEKFEPGTSLRAWLFTILRNTYFSLYRKRGREIQDSDGTYTERLSTQGNQESHLDLADFRKALATLPDEQREVLIMVGASGLSYEETAEICGVAVGTVKSRVNRARGKLAELLQIHGADEYGPDRKTTAALQTTGASGSGN; from the coding sequence ATGAGCGATGACATTTTCAGGGACGGACTGATTGCCGAGATTCCGAACCTGAGGGCTTTCGCGGCATCGCTGTCCGGCTCGATGCAACTGGCTGACGACCTGGTCCAGGATACGCTCTTGAAGGCCTGGTCGAATGCCGAGAAATTCGAACCCGGAACCAGCCTGCGGGCCTGGCTCTTCACCATCCTGCGCAACACCTATTTCTCGCTCTACCGCAAACGCGGGCGCGAGATCCAGGACAGCGACGGCACCTATACCGAACGCCTGTCGACCCAGGGCAACCAGGAAAGCCATCTCGACCTCGCCGATTTCCGCAAGGCGCTGGCGACCCTGCCGGACGAGCAGCGCGAAGTGCTGATCATGGTTGGCGCAAGCGGCCTGTCCTATGAAGAAACCGCCGAGATCTGCGGCGTTGCCGTCGGCACCGTCAAGAGCCGTGTCAATCGCGCCCGCGGCAAGCTCGCCGAGCTGCTGCAGATCCATGGCGCCGACGAATACGGCCCTGACCGGAAGACAACCGCAGCCCTGCAGACCACTGGCGCCTCGGGTTCCGGCAACTGA
- a CDS encoding NepR family anti-sigma factor, which produces MLGYFLRDRHRMVLLIGRKANICRHRLASILFLARHGTFLRRTGSLGGLVYLRLGERDASVANRQLRIPLVKVMMRTSMVNPRDEDPARDFEVFENEPVLDQRVQDAIGRSLKAHYDDLVRAPIPDRFLVLLAQLEAKELKAQSNGETDER; this is translated from the coding sequence ATGCTGGGCTATTTCCTTCGCGATCGACATCGTATGGTGCTCCTTATTGGTCGGAAGGCGAACATTTGCCGCCATCGCTTGGCAAGCATTTTATTTCTTGCTCGACATGGAACTTTCCTGAGGCGCACAGGTTCCTTAGGCGGATTGGTATATCTGCGCCTTGGCGAGCGCGACGCTTCTGTGGCCAATCGACAACTGCGGATTCCGCTGGTCAAGGTGATGATGAGGACGAGCATGGTGAACCCAAGAGACGAAGACCCCGCCCGCGATTTCGAGGTCTTCGAGAACGAGCCTGTCCTCGATCAACGCGTTCAGGATGCCATTGGCCGTTCCTTGAAAGCCCATTACGACGATCTCGTCAGGGCCCCGATCCCCGATCGTTTTCTGGTTCTGCTGGCGCAGCTCGAAGCCAAGGAGCTGAAGGCCCAGTCGAATGGTGAAACCGATGAGCGATGA
- a CDS encoding response regulator: MSIAKEIAQHLPYLRRFARALCGTQASGDAYVVATLEALVEDPTIFERSLGERIALYRLFLKLWSSVGVNNEGEGDRSFAERNLDALTPRSRQAFLLRTVEGFSLSEVASIMAEPVADTADLLDRAGREIAEQMATDVLIIEDEPIIALDIETMVQELGHRVTGVARTHKEAVALVAAKRPGLVLADIQLADGSSGLDAVNEILRSISVPVIFITAYPERLLTGDRPEPAFLITKPFQQDAVKAAISQALFFDRRAGKAAA; the protein is encoded by the coding sequence ATGTCGATCGCGAAGGAAATAGCCCAGCATCTCCCGTACCTTAGGCGTTTCGCACGGGCTTTGTGCGGGACCCAGGCGAGCGGCGATGCCTATGTCGTGGCGACATTGGAGGCGTTGGTCGAAGACCCCACGATCTTCGAACGCAGCCTCGGCGAACGCATTGCGCTCTACCGGTTGTTCCTCAAGCTCTGGTCCTCGGTCGGCGTCAACAACGAAGGCGAGGGGGATCGGTCCTTCGCCGAGCGCAACCTCGACGCGCTGACGCCGCGCTCCCGCCAGGCCTTCCTGCTGCGCACCGTCGAGGGTTTTTCGCTGTCCGAGGTCGCCAGCATCATGGCCGAGCCGGTGGCCGACACCGCCGACCTGCTCGATCGCGCCGGCCGCGAGATCGCCGAGCAGATGGCGACCGACGTGCTGATCATCGAGGATGAACCGATCATCGCGCTCGATATCGAGACGATGGTGCAGGAGCTCGGGCACCGGGTCACCGGCGTCGCGCGCACCCACAAGGAGGCCGTCGCCCTGGTCGCCGCCAAGCGGCCGGGCCTGGTACTCGCCGACATCCAGCTCGCCGACGGCAGCTCGGGCCTCGACGCGGTCAACGAGATCCTCCGCTCGATCTCGGTGCCGGTCATCTTCATCACCGCCTATCCGGAACGCCTGCTCACCGGCGACCGGCCGGAACCGGCCTTCCTGATCACCAAGCCGTTCCAGCAGGATGCGGTGAAGGCAGCGATCAGCCAGGCCTTGTTCTTCGACCGGCGCGCCGGCAAGGCGGCCGCCTGA
- a CDS encoding DUF1328 domain-containing protein produces the protein MFGWAIMFLIVALIAAALGFGGVAGTAMSAAQIVFVVALIAFAISAVMGLVRGRG, from the coding sequence ATGTTCGGCTGGGCCATCATGTTTCTGATCGTCGCACTCATTGCCGCGGCCCTTGGCTTCGGCGGCGTTGCGGGAACCGCCATGTCGGCCGCCCAAATCGTCTTCGTGGTGGCGCTGATCGCATTCGCGATCTCCGCGGTCATGGGTCTGGTTCGCGGCAGGGGCTGA
- a CDS encoding response regulator, which produces MANTRVLIVEDDPFIALDLEATVGDGLDGDAELVVVGSLDEANKAAEAPLSFALLDIDVIGGKTFALAQALASRGTPFAFVSGSLPADLPELLRAVPFVRKPFSAPEIRRLVENVLNAEA; this is translated from the coding sequence TTGGCAAATACAAGAGTTCTGATCGTCGAAGACGATCCATTCATTGCGCTCGATCTTGAGGCCACGGTCGGCGACGGCCTGGATGGCGATGCCGAGCTGGTCGTCGTCGGCTCGCTGGACGAGGCGAACAAGGCGGCGGAGGCGCCGTTATCCTTCGCCTTGCTCGATATCGACGTCATTGGCGGCAAGACCTTCGCGCTGGCCCAAGCCCTGGCCAGCCGCGGTACGCCTTTCGCCTTCGTCTCGGGCTCGTTGCCGGCGGACCTGCCGGAACTGCTGCGCGCGGTGCCCTTCGTTCGCAAGCCGTTTTCGGCGCCCGAGATCCGGCGGCTGGTCGAGAATGTCCTGAACGCCGAGGCCTAG
- a CDS encoding sensor histidine kinase — MTPLVSGILALAAVAVTIVMVALINLQALEAVRRVVHALQAREHAERFLGQLRDAETGQRGFLLTGRREFLEPYDSGKAAIAAELGSLATLVSDNPAQSIRVTRLRNLATAKMAGLDEAIAAYRAGDLAKALDQVRQEVGKGLMDEVRLTVGELQAEETRLSAERTATGNQRRLISTLGVVLALAFLAFAAWRQLYVGNRRNLSLAQANALLDRRVTERTQQLENEKLRVEALLKDVNHRVGNNLATVSALLSVQGRQAREPQVKAALAQAQSRIQAIAAGQRRLRIDIEADEIDARPYFEDLLAEIGKAAEGRPITFKLAMENIRLPGRDAVSYVVLVNELVTNAIKHAFPSGMAGTITVGVHPAADDTNAVLLRIEDDGVGMPAKVESDGLGQSVIASLLRSMRATMAVEMIDPGAPRPGTRVTLIFPKKEPAATET, encoded by the coding sequence ATGACGCCCCTGGTCAGCGGCATTCTGGCGCTGGCCGCGGTCGCGGTGACCATCGTCATGGTCGCCCTGATCAACCTGCAGGCGCTCGAAGCGGTGCGCCGCGTCGTCCATGCGCTGCAGGCGCGCGAACATGCCGAGCGGTTTCTCGGCCAGTTGCGCGACGCCGAGACCGGCCAGCGCGGCTTCCTGCTCACCGGCCGGCGGGAATTCCTGGAACCCTATGACAGCGGCAAAGCGGCCATCGCGGCCGAACTCGGCAGCCTTGCCACACTCGTCTCCGACAATCCCGCGCAGAGCATCCGTGTGACCCGGCTGCGCAATCTCGCCACCGCCAAGATGGCGGGACTGGACGAGGCCATCGCCGCCTATCGCGCCGGCGACCTGGCCAAGGCGCTCGACCAGGTCCGCCAGGAGGTCGGCAAGGGGCTGATGGACGAGGTGCGCCTCACCGTCGGCGAACTGCAGGCCGAAGAGACCCGGCTTTCAGCCGAGCGCACCGCCACCGGCAATCAGCGCAGGCTGATCAGCACGCTGGGCGTGGTCCTGGCGCTGGCTTTCCTGGCCTTTGCCGCCTGGCGGCAGCTCTATGTCGGCAACCGCCGCAATCTCAGCCTGGCCCAGGCCAATGCGCTGCTCGATCGGCGCGTGACCGAGCGGACGCAGCAGCTGGAAAACGAGAAGCTCAGGGTCGAGGCGCTGCTGAAGGACGTCAACCACCGGGTCGGCAACAATCTGGCGACGGTGTCCGCGCTGCTCAGCGTGCAGGGCCGCCAGGCGCGCGAACCACAGGTCAAGGCCGCTCTCGCCCAGGCCCAGTCGCGCATCCAGGCGATCGCCGCCGGACAGCGCCGCCTGCGCATCGACATCGAGGCCGACGAGATCGATGCCCGCCCCTATTTCGAAGACCTCCTGGCCGAGATCGGCAAGGCCGCCGAGGGCCGCCCGATCACCTTCAAACTCGCCATGGAGAATATCCGGCTGCCCGGACGCGATGCCGTGTCCTATGTGGTGCTGGTCAATGAACTGGTGACCAACGCGATCAAACATGCCTTTCCCTCGGGCATGGCGGGGACGATCACGGTTGGCGTGCACCCGGCCGCCGACGACACGAATGCCGTCCTGCTGCGGATCGAGGACGACGGCGTGGGCATGCCGGCCAAAGTCGAGTCCGACGGCCTTGGCCAATCGGTCATCGCCAGCCTGTTGCGCAGCATGCGGGCGACGATGGCCGTGGAGATGATCGATCCCGGTGCGCCAAGGCCGGGCACGCGTGTCACCCTGATTTTCCCGAAAAAGGAACCGGCAGCGACCGAAACCTAG
- a CDS encoding AI-2E family transporter, producing the protein MAWDNFLSALASYDPPTDDTDEHAIDDGGTFEHDLVLRYAAVGIFVILAIATLNMTRAISLPVTAGVIIGLVLGPLVDRLVRHGVPRHLAAAVLVLASVGLTLAALSLLTVPIAAWSDQLPAMMAALQAKLADIFAIIKQVETALESLSTSSGLQVNVAGGSQVMHFAISSSAAAGGVLIFIATTYFYLATRRIMKARILRLCLGRGARKSAGGFFEEIEERVAAYLGIVTVINLGLGAATTIIAWIAGLPFPIFWGALAFLLNYLAFVGPIIVAALLFAAGLLTTTTTLAALWPAAAFYVLHLVESNAVTPAVVGNRLTVSPFLVFISFIFWLWLWGPIGAVLSTPILLIAMVGVETFAKYRAEERCPPAAPTP; encoded by the coding sequence ATGGCATGGGACAACTTCCTGAGCGCGCTGGCGTCTTATGACCCGCCGACGGACGATACCGACGAGCACGCCATCGATGACGGCGGAACCTTCGAACACGATCTCGTCCTGCGTTATGCGGCGGTCGGAATATTCGTCATTCTGGCGATCGCCACGCTGAACATGACCCGCGCCATCTCCCTGCCGGTAACCGCCGGCGTCATCATCGGCCTGGTTCTCGGCCCGCTCGTCGATCGGCTGGTTCGGCACGGGGTTCCAAGGCATCTGGCGGCGGCGGTCCTCGTGCTGGCCAGCGTCGGTCTGACACTTGCCGCGCTCTCATTGCTCACCGTCCCGATCGCCGCCTGGAGCGACCAGTTGCCGGCCATGATGGCGGCGCTCCAGGCCAAGCTCGCCGACATATTTGCGATCATCAAACAGGTCGAAACCGCGCTCGAGAGCCTCTCGACCTCGTCGGGCCTGCAGGTCAACGTCGCCGGCGGCAGCCAGGTGATGCATTTCGCCATATCGTCCTCCGCGGCCGCCGGCGGCGTGCTCATTTTCATTGCCACCACCTATTTCTACCTGGCCACCCGTCGCATCATGAAGGCGCGCATCCTCCGCCTCTGCCTTGGCCGCGGGGCCCGGAAATCGGCAGGCGGCTTCTTCGAAGAAATCGAAGAGCGGGTGGCTGCCTATCTCGGCATCGTCACGGTCATCAATCTGGGACTGGGCGCGGCCACGACGATCATCGCCTGGATCGCCGGCCTGCCGTTTCCGATCTTCTGGGGAGCGCTGGCGTTCCTGCTGAACTATCTCGCCTTTGTCGGCCCGATCATCGTCGCGGCGCTGCTGTTCGCAGCCGGCCTGCTAACGACCACGACCACGCTTGCCGCGCTTTGGCCGGCCGCCGCCTTCTATGTCCTGCATCTCGTGGAGAGCAATGCCGTGACCCCCGCCGTGGTCGGCAACAGGCTGACCGTGTCGCCCTTCCTGGTGTTCATCTCCTTCATCTTCTGGCTCTGGCTGTGGGGGCCGATCGGCGCCGTGCTGTCGACGCCGATCCTGCTGATCGCGATGGTCGGCGTCGAAACCTTCGCCAAATACCGCGCCGAAGAACGCTGCCCGCCGGCCGCACCGACCCCGTGA
- a CDS encoding TetR/AcrR family transcriptional regulator: MEQRRQGRTRAVKELKRSLILDAARKVFEAEGLDGASLRAIASEAGYTPAALYFHFASKEAIYAEVLQASLTNLSETVDRAVARCRTPAERLRAAATAFFGFYAANPRDLDLGFYLFRGGMKPKGLGRERDEELNAGLAAALGPIAEAAESLGATREAANLLMVDAFAHAAGLLLLAHTGRIRMFSASAPELMARYIDGVVERLQRT, translated from the coding sequence GTGGAACAGCGCAGGCAGGGACGCACCCGGGCGGTCAAGGAGCTCAAGCGCAGCCTCATCCTGGACGCCGCGCGCAAGGTCTTCGAGGCGGAGGGCCTTGATGGCGCGTCGCTGCGGGCGATTGCCTCGGAAGCCGGCTACACGCCCGCCGCGCTCTATTTCCACTTCGCGTCCAAGGAAGCGATTTACGCCGAGGTGCTTCAGGCCTCGCTGACCAATCTCAGCGAAACCGTCGACCGGGCGGTCGCCCGCTGCCGCACGCCCGCCGAACGGCTGCGCGCCGCGGCAACCGCCTTTTTCGGCTTCTATGCAGCCAATCCGCGTGATCTCGATCTCGGCTTCTACCTGTTCCGCGGTGGCATGAAACCGAAAGGCCTCGGCCGGGAGCGCGACGAGGAGCTGAATGCCGGGCTCGCGGCGGCGCTCGGGCCGATCGCGGAAGCCGCCGAAAGCCTGGGCGCGACACGCGAAGCGGCCAATCTCCTGATGGTCGACGCCTTCGCCCACGCCGCCGGCCTGCTCCTGCTCGCCCATACCGGCCGCATCAGGATGTTTTCAGCCTCGGCGCCCGAACTGATGGCGCGCTACATCGACGGCGTCGTCGAGCGCCTGCAGCGGACGTGA